One Penicillium oxalicum strain HP7-1 chromosome III, whole genome shotgun sequence genomic region harbors:
- a CDS encoding DNA-directed RNA polymerase I subunit, translating into MATFARPIASSIAGVDFTVYSDEEIKKLSVKRIHNTPTLDSFNNPVPGGLYDPAMGAWGDHVCTTCRQNSWSCTGHAGHIELPVPLYNVTFFDHIYRLLRAQCVYCHRLQVSRDMINMYTCKLRLLQYGLTDEVAKVDAMGAVKATKSKVQKATGDDSDSEEDDPDSIMEKRIAYVNRCIKEAKRDGRLEGLMAGAKNPIAAEGRRELVKAFFKDITGNRKCANCSGVSPSYRKDRYNKIFRKQLPEKAKLAMLHGGFQAPNTLILLDQEKKASAKKDGSVANGVSQADSAVTETHGAEEEILRGAAVTAQATQPGSTGQEFMTSSEVYAAMCLLFEKEGEVLQLVYNSRPVPKGTKLINADMFFIKSLLVPPNKYRPAAAQGPGEIMEAAQNTPFNNILKQTDVINQIKKEMQNENEKVMSRARNLSDLLQAIVALQDFVNGLIDRERTSVTGSAIAQLPNGIKQLLEKKEGLFRKNMMGKRVNFAARSVISPDPNLETNEIGVPLVFAKKLTFPEPVTNHNFWELKEAVINGPDKYPGAAAIENENGQVINLKFKSLDERTALANQLLAPSNWRLKGTRNKKVYRHLTTGDYVLMNRQPTLHKPSIMGHKARVLPNERTIRMHYANCNTYNADFDGDEMNMHFPQNELAQAEARMLADADHQYLVATSGKPLRGLIQDHISMGVWFTCRDAFFDEEDYHQLLYSCLRPENSHIVGDRIQLVEPAFRKPKFLWTGKQVITTILKNIKPENSGGLTLKSKSSTPGDRWGEGNEEDIVIFDDGEYLCGILDKKQLGPTAGGLIDAVHEVYGHTIAGKLMSILGRLLTRFLNMRAFTCGIDDLRLTKEGDRIRKEKLSTAAEMGRQVALKYVTLDQSSVADQDAELNRRLEDVLRDDDKQSGLDSVSNARSAKLSSEITSACLPTGLAKPFPWNQMQSMTISGAKGSGVNANLISCNLGQQVLEGRRVPVMISGKTLPSFRAFETHPIAGGYVSGRFLTGIKPQEYYFHAMAGREGLIDTAVKTSRSGYLQRCLIKGMEGLRAEYDSSVREASDGSIVQFLYGEDGLDITKQVHLQDFKFLAENHRSVSRQVQASHYRDLVNTEAMAWNKDAQKAVRKTHNIAAMDPALAKFHPGGNLGSTSEEFSQALKKFSSENSDLFRDKKDDSELKINKKSFEALMNMKYMKSIIEPGEAVGIMAGQSVGEPSTQMTLNTFHLAGHSAKNVTLGIPRLREIVMTASASIMTPTMTLYPVKELSKEQGEMFAKGLSKLSIAEVVDKVQVRERIGSGVGHAKAKIYDIVISFFPPDEYTKEYSIQVSDIYRALELKFIPRLVKLIRTELKKRNEDKTGTKTSTAQPEIGVSVGRVADGPTGPDRAEEPADEDNEDDEDDAKRARGGQNRNNQVSYEGPDDDEQDIIRGQDEVDVDDDDEEVGDASADDSDDDSDDEKAQEQKLREDNVKSKFAEINKFEFDVKKGTTCTIQLEYDIETPKLLLLPLVESTCHFAVIQQVLNIGSCVYVEGDDIKGEPPCIMTDGVNLLAMRDHQDAINPHSLYTNSIHDMLNLYGVEAARATIIREMDSVFKGHSISVDNRHLNLIGDVMTQSGGFKAFSRNGLVKDSTSPFARMSFETTVGALKDAVVERDFDNLKGPSSRIVVGRSGTVGTGAFDVLAPVA; encoded by the exons ATGGCGACATTTGCACGCCCAATTGCGTCAAGCATCGCCGGGGTGGACTTTACCGTCTACTCCGACGAggagatcaagaagctctcTGTAAAAAGAATTCACAATACCCCAACTTTGGATTCTTTCAACAATCCTGTTCCTGGTGGTCTCTATGACCCTGCCATGGGCGCATGGGGCGACCATGT GTGTACAACTTGTCGTCAGAACTCTTGGTCGTGTACGGGTCATGCCGGCCACATTGAGCTCCCAGTTCCCTTATACAACGTCACTTTCTTCGACCATATCTACCGCCTTCTTCGGGCGCAGTGTGTATACTGCCATCGTCTTCAAGTATCTCGGGACATGATCAATATGTATACTTGTAAACTGCGTCTTTTGCAGTACGGGCTCACCGACGAAGTTGCAAAAGTTGACGCCATGGGGGCTGTCAAGGCTACCAAATCCAAAGTCCAAAAGGCTACTGGTGACGATTCCGActccgaggaggacgacCCTGATTCCATTATGGAAAAGCGTATCGCCTATGTCAACCGGTGTATCAAGGAAGCCAAGAGAGATGGCAGGCTGGAGGGTTTAATGGCTGGCGCAAAAAACCCCATTGCTGCCGAAGGCCGGAGAGAGCTGGTCAAAGCATTCTTCAAAGATATTACCGGCAACCGCAAGTGTGCGAACTGCAGCGGAGTGTCGCCTTCTTATCGAAAGGACCGCTATAATAAGATCTTCCGGAAACAGCTCCCCGAGAAAGCGAAGCTTGCGATGCTTCATGGAGGGTTTCAAGCTCCCAACACCCTGATTCTTCTcgaccaagaaaagaaggcaAGCGCCAAGAAAGATGGGTCAGTGGCCAACGGTGTTTCTCAGGCTGACAGTGCCGTGACCGAAACGCACGGTGCCGAAGAAGAAATCCTTCGCGGAGCTGCCGTCACGGCCCAAGCAACACAACCTGGATCAACTGGTCAGGAATTCATGACATCTTCTGAAGTATATGCTGCTATGTGTCTTTTGTTTGAGAAAGAAGGCGAGGTTCTGCAATTGGTCTACAACTCCCGTCCGGTACCGAAGGGAACCAAGCTCATCAATGCAGACATGTTCTTCATCAAGAGCCTTCTCGTTCCGCCCAATAAGTATCGCCCGGCTGCTGCGCAAGGACCTGGCGAAATCATGGAAGCAGCTCAGAACACACCTTTCAACAACATTCTCAAGCAGACAGACGTCATCAACCAAATCAAGAAGGAGATGCAGAACGAGAACGAAAAAGTCATGAGTCGTGCGCGGAATCTAAGCGACCTTCTCCAGGCTATCGTGGCCCTCCAAGACTTTGTTAACGGTTTGATTGACCGCGAGCGAACTTCTGTGACTGGCTCAGCAATCGCTCAGCTGCCCAACGGTATCAAGCAACTGcttgagaagaaggagggtCTTTTCCGGAAGAACATGATGGGAAAGCGTGTCAACTTCGCTGCTCGAAGTGTCATCTCTCCCGACCCAAACCTTGAAACCAATGAGATCGGTGTGCCCTTGGTGTTTGCTAAGAAGTTGACCTTCCCTGAGCCCGTCACCAATCACAACTTCTGGGAATTGAAGGAGGCCGTGATTAATGGTCCTGACAAGTACCCGGGTGCCGCTGCCATTGAAAACGAAAATGGCCAGGTTATCAACCTCAAATTCAAGAGTCTAGACGAGCGGACTGCTCTTGCAAATCAACTGCTTGCCCCGTCCAACTGGCGATTGAAGGGAACCCGCAATAAGAAGGTCTACCGTCACTTGACTACGGGCGACTATGTCCTGATGAACCG ACAACCTACCCTGCACAAGCCCTCCATTATGGGCCACAAGGCCCGTGTTCTTCCCAACGAGCGGACAATTCGAATGCATTACGCCAATTGTAACACCTATAACGCTGACTTTGACGGCGATGAGATGAACATGCATTTCCCCCAAAATGAGTTGGCTCAAGCAGAGGCTCGTATGCTCGCCGATGCTGACCATCAATATCTCGTTGCCACTTCTGGCAAGCCACTGCGAGGTCTGATTCAAGACCATATCTCCATGGGTGTCTGGTTCACGTGCCGCGATGCCTTCTTTGACGAGGAAGACTATCATCAACTCCTATATAGTTGCCTTCGGCCCGAGAACTCGCATATTGTTGGTGATCGCATTCAGTTGGTTGAACCGGCTTTCCGGAAGCCCAAGTTCCTTTGGACCGGCAAGCAGGTTATCACAACTATCCTGAAGAACATCAAACCAGAGAACAGTGGTGGTTTAACTCTCAAGAGCAAGTCTTCCACCCCAGGTGACCGGTGGGGAGAGGGCAATGAGGAAgacatcgtcatcttcgacGATGGCGAGTATCTTTGTGGCATCTTGGATAAAAAACAACTTGGTCCAACTGCTGGTGGACTGATTGATGCAGTTCACGAAGTATATGGACACACAATTGCTGGAAAGCTGATGAGTATCCTCGGTCGCCTTCTGACTCGATTCCTCAACATGCGGGCTTTCACTTGTGGTATCGACGATCTTCGCTTGACCAAAGAGGGTGACCGTATCCGCAAAGAGAAGCTGAGCACGGCCGCTGAGATGGGCCGTCAAGTTGCCCTGAAATATGTCACTCTAGACCAGTCCTCTGTCGCGGATCAAGATGCGGAGTTGAATCGACGGTTGGAGGATGTTCTTCGTGATGATGACAAACAAAGCGGCCTTGATAGTGTCTCAAACGCTCGGTCTGCCAAACTTTCCTCTGAAATTACCAGCGCTTGCCTTCCTACAGGTCTGGCCAAGCCATTCCCGTGGAACCAGATGCAGTCGATGACCATTTCTGGAGCCAAGGGTTCAGGAGTCAATGCCAACCTCATTTCTTGTAACCTGGGACAACAGGTTCTTGAGGGTCGACGTGTACCGGTCATGATCAGTGGCAAGACGCTGCCATCCTTCCGAGCATTCGAGACTCATCCCATTGCTGGTGGTTACGTGTCCGGTCGTTTCTTGACTGGTATCAAGCCTCAGGAGTACTACTTCCACGCAATGGCTGGTCGTGAAGGTCTGATTGATACTGCGGTCAAGACGTCTCGCTCCGGTTATCTACAGCGTTGTCTGATCAAGGGTATGGAGGGTCTCAGGGCTGAATATGATTCCTCGGTGCGAGAGGCATCCGATGGGTCTATCGTTCAGTTCTTGTatggtgaagatggtctCGACATCACAAAACAGGTTCATTTGCAGGACTTCAAATTCCTCGCAGAGAACCATCGTTCTGTTTCGAGGCAAGTGCAAGCCAGTCACTATCGCGATCTAGTGAACACGGAGGCAATGGCATGGAACAAGGACGCTCAAAAGGCGGTTCGCAAAACCCACAATATCGCGGCTATGGACCCTGCATTGGCAAAGTTCCACCCTGGTGGAAACCTGGGAAGTACATCAGAAGAATTCTCTCAGGCTTTGAAAAAG TTCTCGTCAGAAAATTCCGACTTGTTCAGGGACAAGAAGGATGACTCTGAGCtcaaaatcaacaaaaagtcGTTCGAAGCCCTCATGAATATGAAGTACATGAAGTCTATCATCGAGCCTGGTGAAGCTGTGGGTATCATGGCCGGCCAGA GTGTCGGTGAGCCAAGTACTCAAATGACACTGAATACCTTCCATTTGGCTGGACACTCGGCTAAGAACGTCACACTCGGTATCCCTCGTCTGCGTGAAATCGTCATGACGGCTAGTGCCTCCATCATGACTCCTACCATGACACTCTACCCTGTCAAGGAACTTTCCAAAGAGCAGGGCGAGATGTTTGCCAAGGGCCTCAGCAAGCTCAGTATTGCCGAGGTTGTTGACAAGGTGCAAGTCAGAGAACGCATTGGCTCGGGTGTTGGCCACGCGAAGGCTAAGATTTACGATATTGTGATTTCATTCTTCCCTCCGGATGAATACACAAAGGAGTATAGCATTCAAGTTTCCGACATTTACCGAGCCCTCGAGCTCAAATTCATTCCCCGCTTGGTCAAGCTCATCAGGACAGagctcaagaagcgcaaTGAAGACAAGACGGGCACCAAGACCTCTACAGCTCAACCCGAGATTGGAGTTTCGGTCGGACGCGTTGCAGATGGCCCAACCGGCCCTGATCGCGCAGAAGAGCCAGCGGACGAGGACAatgaggacgacgaagatgatgccAAGCGGGCACGTGGTGGCCAAAACCGCAACAACCAGGTTTCATATGAAGGTcccgacgatgacgagcaGGACATCATTCGCGGGCAAGACGAAgtcgatgttgatgatgatgacgaggaggtcGGGGATGCTTCTGCTGATGACTCTGATGACGACTCTGATGACGAGAAGGCTCAGGAGCAAAAGCTCCGCGAGGACAACGTGAAGAGCAAGTTCGCTGAGATCAACAAGTTTGAGTTCGACGTCAAGAAGGGTACAACTTGCACTATTCAACTCGAGTACGACATTGAGACGCCCAAGCTTCTCCTGCTTCCATTGGTCGAGAGCACCTGTCACTTTGCCGTTATCCAGCAAGTCCTCAACATTGGAAGCTGTGTTTACGTTGAAGGTGATGACATCAAGGGCGAGCCTCCTTGCATCATGACTGATGGCGTCAATTTGCTCGCCATGCGTGATCACCAAGATGCCATTAATCCGCACTCCCTGTACACCAACTCTATCCACGACATGCTGAACCTTTACGGTGTGGAAGCGGCCCGCGCAACCATCATCCGTGAAATGGACTCTGTGTTCAAGGGTCACAGTATCTCTGTCGACAATCGTCACCTGAACTTGATTGGTGATGTTATGACCCAGTCCGGTGGCTTCAAGGCTTTCAGCCGCAACGGTCTCGTCAAGGACTCTACATCACCGTTTGCCAGGATGTCATTCGAGACTACCGTTGGAGCTCTCAAGGACGCTGTTGTAGAGCGTGACTTTGACAACCTGAAGGGCCCAAGTAGTCGGATCGTTGTTGGCCGCTCGGGAACTGTTGGTACTGGAGCCTTTGACGTACTGGCTCCTGTAGCATAG
- a CDS encoding General transcription and DNA repair factor IIH helicase subunit XPD: protein MKFFIDDLPVLFPYPRVYPEQYAYMCDLKKTLDAGGHCVLEMPSGTGKTISLLSLIVAYQQHYPEHRKLIYCSRTMSEIEKALAELKGLMKYRTKELGQAEEFRALGLTSRKNLCLHPSVKREKSGTVVDARCRSLTAGFVKEKKERGEEVDLCIYHENLDLLEPHNLVPPGVFTLDGLTRYGEEHKQCPYFSARRMMPWCNVIIYSYHYLLDPKIAERVSRELSKDCIVVFDEAHNIDNVCIESLSIDLSEDSLRKATRGATNLERKIEEMKSTDAEKLQNEYSKLVEGLQQAEQAREEDQFIANPVLPDDLLKEAVPGNIRRAEHFVSFLKRFIEYLKTRMKVTHTISETPPSFLTHLKDLTYIERKPLRFCAERLTSLVRTLELVNIEDYQPLQEVATFATLVATYDKGFVLILEPFESEAATVPNPILHFTCLDAAIAIKPVLDRFSSVIITSGTLSPLEMYPKMLGFTTVMQESYSMTLARRSFLPMIVTRGSDQAQISSSFGIRNDPGVVRNYGTLVTEFARITPDGVVVFFPSYLYMESIISMWQGMGILDQIWNYKLILVETPDAQESSLALETYRTACCNGRGAILFCVARGKVSEGIDFDHHYGRAVLCIGVPFQYTESRILKARLEFLRENYRIRENDFLSFDAMRHAAQCLGRVLRGKDDYGVMVLADRRFERKRPQLPKWINQAMLDSETNLSTDMAVANAKSFLRTMAQPFKSKDQEGISTWSLADIERHEAKRKVEEARMMHGDIDPAYQTNQIPSTLAIIEDEYDDDIDEDLLMLDAQ from the exons ATGAAGTTTTTCATCGA TGACCTTCCGGTGCTGTTTCCGTACCCTCGCGTCTATCCTGAGCAATATGCATACATGTGCGATCTCAAAAAGACCCTCGATGCCGGGGGTCATTGCGTGCTGGAGATGCCCTCTGGAACTGGAAAGACAATCTCACTGTTGTCATTGATTGTTGCCTATCAGCAGCATTACCCAGAGCACCGAAAGCTGATCTATTGCTCACGTACTATGTCCGAGATTGAGAAGGCACTAGCGGAGTTGAAGGGACTGATGAAGTATCGGACGAAGGAGCTCGGCCAGGCGGAAGAATTCCGTGCGCTTGGACTTACCAGTCGGAAGAATCTTTGCCTGCATCCCTCGGTCAAACGAGAGAAAAGTGGCACTGTGGTCGACGCAAGGTGCCGAAGCTTGACAGCGGGTTttgtgaaggagaagaaagaaagaggagaggaggttGATCTGTGCATCTATCACGAG AATCTCGACCTCCTTGAACCGCATAACCTAGTCCCCCCCGGTGTGTTCACTCTAGACGGCTTGACCCGTTATGGAGAGGAACACAAGCAATGCCCCTACTTCTCTGCTCGCCGTATG ATGCCATGGTGCAACGTCATTATTTACTCATATCACTACCTGCTCGACCCGAAGATTGCCGAGCGTGTCTCACGGGAGCTGTCCAAGGATTGCATCGTAGTCTTTGACGAGGCTCATAACATTGACAACGTCTGCATTGAATCGCTGAGTATCGACCTGAGTGAGGATTCTCTCCGCAAGGCCACCAGAGGTGCCACGAATCTGGAGCGGAAaatcgaggagatgaagagcaCAGACGCCGAAAAGCTCCAGAACGAATACTCGAAACTCGTGGAGGGCTTACAGCAAGCGGAACAGgcgagagaagaggatcaaTTCATCGCGAACCCAGTACTACCAGACGACCTTTTAAAAGAGGCCGTGCCAGGCAACATTCGACGTGCAGAGCACTTTGTGTCGTTCTTGAAACGATTCATCGAATATCTGAAAACTCGAATGAAAGTGACCCACACGATTTCCGAAACACCACCATCGTTTCTCACCCATCTGAAGGACCTGACCTATATTGAGCGAAAGCCACTGAGATTTTGCGCAGAGCGGCTCACTTCGCTTGTTCGAACCCTCGAACTTGTCAATATCGAAGATTACCAACCACTCCAGGAAGTGGCTACTTTTGCGACCTTGGTCGCGACTTATGACAAAGGTTTTGTCCTCATTCTGGAACCTTTTGAGTCCGAAGCAGCTACGGTCCCCAACCCGATTTTGCATTTCACTTGCTTGGATGCCGCTATTGCCATCAAGCCAGTGCTTGACCGGTTCAGCtccgtcatcatcacttcTGGTACCCTATCGCCGTTGGAGATGTACCCCAAAATGCTCGGATTTACGACTGTGATGCAGGAGTCATATAGTATGACACTTGCCCGTCGGTCCTTCTTGCCTATGATTGTCACCCGGGGCTCCGACCAAGCCCAAATCTCCTCATCGTTTGGTATTCGCAATGACCCTGGCGTGGTTCGAAATTACGGCACTCTTGTCACCGAATTCGCACGCATTACGCCGGATGGCGTCGTTGTATTCTTCCCCTCGTATCTTTACATGGAATCGATCATCAGCATGTGGCAGGGCATGGGTATCTTGGATCAGATCTGGAATTACAAGCTAATTCTCGTCGAAACACCTGATGCGCAAGAATCTTCACTCGCTTTGGAGACCTATCGAACTGCGTGTTGCAACGGACGTGGGGCGATATTGTTCTGTGTCGCTCGAGGGAAAGTTTCTGAGGGTATTGATTTTGACCATCATTACGGACGCGCTGTGCTTTGTATAGGCGTCCCCTTCCAGTACACCGAGTCCCGCATCTTGAAGGCGCGGCTTGAATTCCTACGAGAAAATTATCGCATTCGAGAGAACGACTTCCTCTCCTTCGACGCCATGCGACACGCTGCGCAGTGTTTGGGTCGTGTGCTTCGAGGAAAAGATGATTACGGGGTCATGGTGCTAGCTGATCGCCGATTCGAGAGAAAACGACCCCAGCTTCCAAAATGGATCAACCAGGCCATGTTGGACAGTGAAACCAATCTCAGTACGGACATGGCCGTGGCCAACGCCAAAAGCTTCTTACGTACGATGGCACAGCCGTTCAAATCCAAGGATCAAGAAGGGATCTCTACCTGGAGCCTGGCTGATATTGAGCGCCATGAAGCGAAGCgcaaggtcgaggaagcCCGTATGATGCATGGAGATATTGATCCTGCCTATCAAACGAATCAAATTCCCTCGACTTTGGCGATCATCGAAGACGAATATGACGACGACATCGATGAAGATCTTCTGATGCTGGATGCCcaatga
- a CDS encoding Leucine carboxyl methyltransferase 1: MAAPQIPHLNLLRKGRGRGRGSGDGSDNAHSFRTPGKDRIVQSTDGDASVSRLSAVQLKYLEDPFATALTPPNSAQRRLPIINRGTYVRTIAIDQLVDRFLGPSSSSSTKVQHKKQIISLGAGSDTRAFRIFSTRDASQIVYHEIDFAVNTSAKIRTIQATPRLQKALGIDDTRDSIRISGAGDALHTPSYHIHPCDLRSLSASLSVTEALPGIDRSLPTLLISECCLIYLLPSEAIQVLTFFTEHLFPSTQVPPNTGESPRPSANTVPLGLILYEPIRPNDPFGRTMVANLATRGIQLQTLHKYSSLGAQRARLLEQGFHSGQAAADIDFIWERWVSDDEKERVAGLEMLDEMEEWRLLAQHYCVSWGWRDGDDDAVFHGWKTMPAQAEE, from the exons ATGGCTGCACCACAGATTCCTCATCTCAATTTGCTTCgcaaaggccgaggccgagggcGCGGAAGCGGCGATGGCTCCGATAATGCCCACAGCTTTCGCACTCCGGGCAAGGACCGCATTGTACAAAGTACAGACGGTGACGCAAGTGTCTCACGACTCAGTGCGGTCCAACTGAAATACTTGGAGGATCCATTTGCGACAGCATTGACGCCGCCTAATTCGGCGCAGAGAAGGCTTCCTATTATAAACAGAG GCACCTACGTCCGCACTATCGCAATTGACCAACTGGTCGATCGCTTTCTCGGCccttcgtcctcttcctccaccaagGTCCAGCATAAAAAGCAAATCATCTCACTGGGTGCTGGCTCTGATACACGTGCCTTTCGAATCTTTTCAACGAGGGATGCATCGCAGATAGTTTACCACGAGATCGATTTTGCGGTAAACACATCTGCAAAGATTCGTACGATTCAAGCGACGCCCCGGCTGCAGAAGGCATTGGGAATCGACGATACAAGAGACAGCATTAGAATCTCTGGTGCTGGTGATGCGTTACACACCCCTTCTTATCACATTCATCCGTGCGATTTGAGGTCTCTTTCTGCGAGCCTTTCAGTCACAGAGGCGCTTCCCGGCATTGATCGAAGCTTGCCGACCTTGCTGATATCGGAATGTTGTCTCATATACCTCTTACCCTCAGAGGCGATTCAGGTATTGACGTTCTTCACTGAACATCTCTTCCCTTCGACGCAGGTGCCCCCTAATACCGGAGAGTCACCGCGCCCCTCTGCAAACACGGTGCCGCTTGGGTTGATTCTGTACGAGCCAATCAGGCCGAATGACCCTTTTGGGCGGACGATGGTTGCAAATCTTGCAACCCGTGGAATTCAACTCCAAACGCTGCACAAATATTCCTCCTTGGGGGCTCAGCGAGCTCGACTGCTGGAACAGGGCTTCCATTCTGGCCAGGCGGCCGCTGACATTGACTTTATCTGGGAGCGCTGGGTgagtgatgatgaaaaggagCGAGTCGCCGGACTGGAAATGCTCGATGAAATGGAAGAGTGGAGACTACTTGCACAACACTACTGTGTCTCCTGGGGGTGGAGAGATGGTGACGACGATGCGGTCTTTCATGGATGGAAGACAATGCCTGCTCAAGCCGAAGAGTGA